One Glycine max cultivar Williams 82 chromosome 8, Glycine_max_v4.0, whole genome shotgun sequence genomic window, AATTTAGATACTTgggagagaaaaaaacataGCCCGTATGAATATATGATATTGGTTATTGGAACGAGGGGCGCCCACCGAAATGAAAACAACACATCCTGCAAATCTTAAAGTATGCAAAAtcaagtataaataaataaaaataaggcgtacttttaattatatttatttataaaaataaaatacaaacatAATTCGTTTTCTTATTAGGTTCGTTAGAATGGAACTGAATTCGATTTCTTAAATAAGACTTTGAATTCAAAGATTGTGcattaaaataatgtaattggGATAAGAGGTTTTgctaaaaatgagagaaaagactcTTTTATAAGGTTTTCCAATAAATATCTCTCATTATCAAAACAGAGAAACCGGAGGGGAAGGGGGCATAAATATTGTTGTCGGAAAAGGTAAAAACTCTCTAAACACAAATTGCTTTGCCTTTGATTTGAATCCAAAACATAGCTATGTACAATATTTCATGAAAAATAGAAGATGGAAACTAGATAACAATTCGTTGCAACAATGAATGACACCAACCACACCAGAGTCCAGAGGAgttgatgaatgaatgaattgttTAAGCAGAGAAGAAGCTGTTGGAAGCAGCCATAGCGACTTGAGTCTTGGGCTCCAAAACCCATTGCAGAAGTTGTTTCTTTTCCTTGAGCCTCGACACTATCACCGAAACACAAGAAACCATGTCAAATTCCCCGGCTCCAGTTCCACCACCGGACTTTCTTAAACTCTTGACCCTCCTCTCGTACTCCTCAGCCACCAGCATAGCAATGTCAGACATCCTCGTACGTAACTCTCTCACTATGCAATATGAAACCGAGTTGTGTGATAAGTTGTGCCTAAAAGGTTGTTTTGCTCTATGCTTGACAAAAGCAATTTATAGGAAGTGTCAACAGGTTTTTGGATAAGATCGAGGGTGAAGTGAAGCCTAATTGTGAAGTTGTAGTTGTTGCTTGTAGCCGGTGGGTTTGGTTTGTCTGTTTTCTCAATACACTTTTTGTGGGTGGGGCACCTTGTTTCTATATTATTATGCCTTGTTTTGAGGATTGATGGTATTTTTATTTAGGTTAGTGGGGCGCCCATTGAATCTGGAATATGATGAAAAGTGGGGTAGGGGCCATGTAATGTAACGGTGTATGTATGTGCATAGAGAATAGACACAGAACGTGGTCACTTTATCTCTCAGTTCATGGTATCCAGCATGCACATGTTACATGCCCAAGTCTCTTTCCGATCAATTTCTATTTTCAGACGCCAATAGCGCACCTTATTGGTCCCTTCtgtcctttcttttccttcatgACTTCATCCATTCAAGACTTCAAGTTTGGTAATTCACAAAAGTTACTTCTAATTCtatattaataaaatcttaCAGCATATTACAACTACTCTTCTCACTTTCTTGTTACACTTACTAAGACTTTAATTGAATATAACATATAGTATTAAATAAagtatataactttttaaattgttaatgTACTCCATCTTGTATtcttctattaaatatttttaaaattttgacaaattcCTTAAAATACTTGTTAACAAGATGTTAGTATTATGTACCTATTGCTTTTCTTTGAAGGATTATTGTTGTGAAAATTGagcgaaaaagaaaaatgatttattagccttttctcttttcccttGTCTAGCTCAGGATCACCTGCAACAATGTCAGAAAGTTGCGGCTATTCAATTCTATTGTGACATGATAAGtaaatataatcattaattaacGATATTGATTCCCTCTGGGTCAACATCCCATTTTAGATCTGattattcaatttattaataGTAATATGTTTAATATTCCTTGAACATTTACAatttagaaaagagaaaagagaaaaagaatgttAGATAATTTgagcacaattttttttgtaaaagagTATCGTAAACTcgttaaatcaaatcaattgaTCAACGCCTTCgtcacagttttttttttttttctttttggtattcctctttcattttttttccttttgatttcttttttaaagtGTGTTTATGAAAAAGATTATTTAAACAGACCTAGATCTTTAACTTTCTCAAACTGACGGGGCAATTGCCACAGAAGACATGTCACCAACACCTACGAGCAATAGCTTGAGAAGCAAGGAGTGGTAGGGCCTATGATTGGTGAGTAGAACGAAGACAGAcggcaaagaaaaatatttgtttgatttaagaaaaaaagttatttttgtttttattttttaattatcaaaatatcatctttatttcattttctatttttaaaagtgTATATAAGAAattgtaaaaacaaattttcattatttcttatttaaacaAATGTGCAGAAGACAATGAAGTAAGGCACGGGCACCTTTGTTAGCATCCTTTTCGCAAGTATGTGATAATGACGCTGCATTTTGATGACTACTGCTCAAGTCCATAGCAATTTACCACATATATAGTAAAAGCTCAGCTCGCTACCAAAACCCCCAACAAGACGAAGCCAATACTGCTCGTAACCATCTATTCGATAAACCAAATAAGCAAGTGAAGCAATGACAtgcagaaaaaagaaataaggtGTTGCCATGTAGAATTAGAACATTAATGgaattcattaattatatacGAATAAGCATCTACATGGCTAGGAGAATCGGAACAATTCACCTACATGCTGAACAACcagaaatataaacaaaatgtcTCTGGTTACAAAAAACCGAAGTTTGAAAGTACGCCATTGTCTATAAGCACTATGAACACTCAAATGGTATGGAGCCTTGCAAGTAGTGCAGTGAGCAAATGCAAACCCTTCCTGCAAGAACATTGAGtaatttacatttattattGGGTCAAGCACTGGAAAGACAAACATTCTTCACATAGACATTTTAGTAATAAAATTCAGGAAGCAAGCTCGTATATTATATACCTATAGATTGTCATCGATATGCTTGCATGTGTGTGAGTGCGTAGAAGGCGTATCAAGTGAGAActcttcaattattatttaaaatcagAATTATAAATCCAAATCATACAAACATACACGGTAAGATTAAAAGTTAGTTAATAATCACATGACCACTTAAAAAAGTCATGCGTCCATCTTTTAATCTTGATCATTCAAATATAACCTTATAGTCCAGATTTATAGTTTTCACTTCTTACAATAACAAGAGTAAACtaaatttgtgaaaataaaCTACCTAAAATAAAGGAAGTAAACCCATGAACCTTTTTATCCTAGATGGAGGGAAGATACAGAGAGAGGACGAGGAAATaacagaagaagaagcatcaaAACTATTTTCCTATAACTCTCTGTTCAACATCTTTAGACTCCTACCCGTTACTTCATTTGATAAACAAACGATAACTTAACATGAATCAGCTGAACAAAAAGAACACAGACCACCAAAAACAGCCTTGTGTCAAAGTTGTCACCCTCTAGCAATCAAATTCATCACTTAAAAATCTCATAGTTGTTACACAATGCTCACTTGACATACATACGATTGTGCATAGGTATATTTTATGATTAAGTcatataaaaattgttaaatttctCCTCTTTTATTGCTCTTTTCTGTGTGAATAATTAGAATTTTAGCATCATACAGAAGAAAGCATGGAAAAGAAGTTGAAGACTTTCGCTCAGCGCAAAGAAGTCACAAGGAGAAACCTGATTGATGAAGACGCACTTAGTGCGAGTCACACGCCAAGCGCGTGACCATTGCCTCACTCACTCAGCGCGACAGCCATGCTTAGTGCGAGGTTGCGTAAAACTTAAGTTAACTGCGCCTATAAAAGGACATctaaattattcatatatagGGATAGAAAAGCAATTAGAAGAGTTAGCAGTCAGGTCCGAATAACCCCACTAGTGTCTGCTAAACAAAGCTCTCCGCAAGCCCATAAAAATGGATCTTGCATGGCCCCAAAGGCCCAAGCCACGTCTTGTTAAGCTAGAAATTTCAAGAATAGCAAGTACCACCAATAGCTAGAGATAAAGGATGCTTGCATTCTAGACATACTATCAATAGAGTCAATCAAGGGAGAGGGAGTAGGCTTAAGTCAAAACTAAGATCATAGTTTTTCCTCTCTTAAATCTAGCATTGCCTGCTCAATAATGTAGCATTCTAATTACGCAATGGTAAACATAGATATCAATTAAAACATGTCCTACATAAGCCTCCTTATAAACTAAATAAGAACATGGAAGTTTAGtacccaaaaaagtaaaaacatggAAGTTAGAAGCCAAATTCGTACACAACAATACAAAGAGGAGGCTTTACTAAACTaaattcacttctttcttttctttgggggCTGCAATGCTTCCTCAtcttcctcgtcctcttcattCTCCTCATCCTCAGCACcatcttcatcctcttcttcACCTGCCTCGTCCTCTTCGTCATCATCATCGTCATCCTCATCGTCGTCATCTTGATCATcaccatcttcatcttcatcctcttccccATTCTCTTCTGCCCCTCCTGCGCCACCTTCGGGTGCCTTCTTTGAGTTGCTCTTGTTGTTGGAATTGTTGCCATATCCACCTCCATCTTCAGATGACAACTCCTCTTCACCCTCCCCAAATCCACCATCTCCATCGTCGTCATCGTCGCCTTCATCATCGTTACCATCTTCTCCCTCTGCATCACGTTGCTTGTCTTCACTCTGAATTTTGCTCTCTCCTTTGGCAGTAGGCGTGTTGATCAATAGCAGCCGGTAGAGATCCTGCATCCATTTTGTTAAGAGAAATGAACCAAggacacaataataataatagaagcaCCCAAATTGAGACATAGAAATGCGAAACAAATGCTTAATAGTAATACTACAAGTAATTGAGACATAAAAGTGCATTAGGTGTATTTCTTCGGTCAAGATTGTTGCAAATTAATTGAGTTGCAaattaattttctcataacATGTATTGTTGTTGATAAGATTCAGCATTCAAAAGTCTAAGCGATGAGTTTGATAACTTGGTCAAGATTGAGTTGTAAATTATGTATTATTGTTAATAAGATTCACAATTCAAATGTCTAAGTGATGAGTTTGATAACTCCTTAACAAAAGTAATATTTCCCTCAAGAATGGAAAACTGTTGGTactgaaaatataatttgaaaaattaattgatatgcaTTATTAGTACTGATATCTATTACTAATAATTAGACAAGTTACTAtttctgaataaaaaaaacacgttattatttattaactttattttaatttttaaaaaatgacaaaatccCTTTACGAGACAGTTATCTACCAGTTAAACCGTACAAGTACTAAAATACTAATAACAACCTTTATTGATTATAACGAATTACTGAATTAGACAGTAATATGTTCGCACATTCTTTTcatacatcaataaaaaaattgtacttaAAACTATTGAAagcaaacagatttttttttgtaattaaagaataaacataatataacttattaattattaattatacatataaaaaagtaatatgtaaatactactattaaataacatatatatatatatacttaattatACTAGTAAAATCCATGTTAAATACGACAGTACTAAATATTCCtcctaatcatttttttatgataatactATTATATTACAGGGCGCTACATAAACATAAGTGGCTGACACTGTTTACAGTTAAGACAGTGGATGCTACGATTATGTCCCATCGTATAAGATTCTACCTTTTTTCCCACCCAAGATGCCAGGAAGCAGTAACACAAAAACGACACGCGTTCGTGAAGCGTGCTTTACGCTCAACGGCATATCCAAGCGAATAACCCATACGAATCCGCTTCCTTGACTTTTGACTTTAATACCCTCAGACAcgacaaaaagatattttattctGAACGCGGGCCCCACCTGGTAAAAATTCGGAACTAAACTAATCCCTCAACCGCAATTCATATCTTCCACCCAGTTCCGCAAGAGGAAACAAACAACTCTACGTTGTCAaggtttattttcttctcttttgccTTGTGAAGATAAAAAGCtaaaaagtgaaaatagaaaaataaaaagtgcgCGTACATTAGCAAACGCCAAACTCAAAAAGCTAAAAATCACCGGCGCACGGAAGCCGGGACCTAGTATGCGCAAGGATAAGGTTACATCGCATAGGTTACCACCAAAAAAAAGTCCCAAGACTCACTCAACATGCGCATATTAGCATGTAGAATTGGCGCATATTGACAAAGACCATAAAAAACTTCCCATAATTGCTTATAGACCATAAAAACATGAACTCGAGAGATAACACAAATTGCTTTCACAAAAGATACAGATAACATTAGATCTTGTCGAGGTTGAGGCTAGTAAAAGAGCTTCAGATATTTtttttgacttaaaaaaaaaaaactaggtttTAGAGGGACGAAGGCAGAGAAAGTGACTCACCGGGGCCAAAAGCGAGGCTTTGACGACAGCAGAAGCTAGCAAAGTCGCGAGAAATTCCGCGGCGCACGTCAACGCGCCGTAACTGAGCGTAACCGTCACCGAACTCTGTTTAGTCTCCATTTCGTACGAAAAACAACACAAGTGCCTTCTCGAACCCGAAAACGTTATCctgtaaataataaataaataaaactaaatgatATCACCATATTTAGATCTTCTGCAAAATCATGACAGTAGCTGATCTTCTTTCCCAAAGTACCAAAAACTATGACACTAGTCACTAATTAATAACtacttattttgttaaaaaaattgaaaaattttctccttaaaataacatgaaaaaataaaaggaggtGGAGAACTACCAGGGGAAGCACAATTCACGACGCTGATTTCACATAAAATTGAAGCTAAATTGGGGAAGCGTaagagaaaaatagaattttggttttaaattttaacgtGAAACCTAGAGAGCGAGCTCGTGGTGAGAGGAAGAGTTTCAGCTGATAAACTTTGGAGAAGCAGCAATTTACAACGTTAGatcatgaaagaaaagaaaagaaaggtgaAAGTAGCGAAAAGAAAGCAGGGTAGAAAGAGAAAACGTGGAATTAGCGagaattgaagaagaagaaggtttgAGAGCTTACCAGGAAGGAAGATCTGGAGACGAATGAGGTGGATCTGAAGGTTTGGAGCTCTAAAACCTGGGAAAACAAACAGCACAAGCCCCGAACATTTTGGACCGTTGGATCCTGATCGTAGAGACACAGAGAACCAAAATATAGAAATATCAGAGGTCAGAGAGAGACAGAAGGAAAACACACAGGTACTGCAGACCGAATGCTCGTAATTTCTCAGCCAAGAATCGGGCAGTTCGGGCAGCGTCACAACACGGGAAATGCTGCGTTTCGGGCTGCCCGTTGAGGCAGGTAAGGACAAGTTAAGTTTTAAATCTTAAAGCATTAATGCCGcttcttgttttaaaaaaataataagaagaagaatggATTCGGCACACGAGTGAAATGTCACACGCGTGTAATCGTACTATGACTGTGATTATCTTCTCCAACCATGGTTACTTACGCAACCCTGGTTTAACTAACCAGAGAGAGTAGGAGAGGTTGCTGAAATATCAAGGATATAGTGtattaaatattgataaatttaaaacgGGTCTCACGCTCACGCATTACGCACCAAGATTTTTATAGTATTAAAATTTATGGATAAGGGAATATTTAACGTTGTGTATGGACCAAGTATCTCGCCGTTTTCATATAATTACTATCAGCGGTGATTTATTGTTCAATAATGTTCGtttatatcataaattatattagataacaaaatttattcttttatgtttttaatctgaaagtgtttttttatatgtgtatagaaaaaagttattatgtTTCCTCGgggtaaaataattaattattcatcaaACCAATCCACCGTATCACatagaatattaattatttgatttaaaattcaaaatggtttaaataagaaaagaaattacatgtgtattaaacaataaaattttacattcttATGGGAATATCACTTTTTCACCTCCTTTTCGTAGAAACATAAATACAAGAAagtaccataaaaaaattataacattcaCAAGAATTAATAATAGTcgcgattttttttataaaaaaaaaaaacttataacaaACATGAAATCATTTCCTCTTCATATTTTTGGAAATACGTCaagatttaataaaacaatCACATCTCTTACAATATAGGGAATCAAGATCTAAAATTTAGCTAAAAAAACGGTTCACATTCAATGAAGAATGATatcttatagaaaataatagtaatgattGTGCTATTTGGGTTCATATAAAATTGACATTGTGGTGAAAAGAACAAGGATTATTAGACCAAAGAAATAAAGGATGTATGTGGGATGACCacaaaaatagataattagTTAAGAGTTTTATTCACGTgcactcaattaattaatacgaattttttggtaaatataacttttaaatttattaaacataataatttgtgataaaATAACAATGATTTACGCATATATTATTTACTCATCAAACTAATTTTGATTATGTTAATAAATGATGCACCAAACAATCTTACTtcattctctttaaaaaaaaaatcactttattaCGAGAGCAGAGCATGTatgataagaaataaataaatcacattttatatttaatatcacTTGCTATTGTCAAAGATACTAATTA contains:
- the LOC100527077 gene encoding uncharacterized protein LOC100527077 gives rise to the protein MSDIAMLVAEEYERRVKSLRKSGGGTGAGEFDMVSCVSVIVSRLKEKKQLLQWVLEPKTQVAMAASNSFFSA
- the LOC100779108 gene encoding nucleolin yields the protein METKQSSVTVTLSYGALTCAAEFLATLLASAVVKASLLAPDLYRLLLINTPTAKGESKIQSEDKQRDAEGEDGNDDEGDDDDDGDGGFGEGEEELSSEDGGGYGNNSNNKSNSKKAPEGGAGGAEENGEEDEDEDGDDQDDDDEDDDDDDEEDEAGEEEDEDGAEDEENEEDEEDEEALQPPKKRKK